The following proteins come from a genomic window of Edaphobacter sp. 4G125:
- the pgl gene encoding 6-phosphogluconolactonase — MRRPTTVTYRVFPTPLEVAKAAAELFTNSVTTAAAARGIARVAISGGTTPKAMFALLASNDFVKRIPWDKLDLYWVDERCVGPEDADSNYRMTREALLSKVPLSAERIHRMEGELEPEEAAARYEAAIRNGFRLEGAETPTFDLVLLGMGDDGHTASLFPHTEALDDMTHIVVANHVPQKDTWRITLTWPVINQGREVAFLIEGAGKAQVLKEVFQGPYQPETYPSQIIRPASGKLTLLLDTAAAAKLPEPVNGTGTLELK, encoded by the coding sequence ATGCGGCGTCCTACAACTGTTACATATCGCGTTTTTCCAACCCCACTTGAGGTCGCGAAGGCTGCTGCTGAGCTCTTCACGAATTCAGTTACTACCGCTGCAGCAGCGCGTGGCATTGCACGTGTGGCCATCTCAGGGGGAACGACTCCGAAGGCGATGTTTGCTCTGCTGGCTTCAAATGATTTCGTGAAGCGAATTCCGTGGGACAAGCTGGATCTCTACTGGGTAGACGAGCGCTGCGTCGGACCGGAGGATGCGGACTCCAACTACCGCATGACTCGTGAAGCGTTACTGTCGAAGGTGCCTTTATCTGCCGAGCGAATTCATCGCATGGAAGGTGAACTGGAGCCCGAGGAGGCTGCGGCACGATATGAGGCGGCGATTCGCAATGGATTCCGGCTCGAGGGAGCGGAGACGCCAACCTTTGACCTTGTGCTATTGGGCATGGGAGACGACGGCCATACGGCCTCGCTGTTCCCCCACACAGAAGCTCTCGATGACATGACTCACATCGTTGTTGCCAACCATGTCCCGCAGAAAGATACCTGGCGCATTACTCTGACGTGGCCGGTGATTAATCAGGGTAGGGAGGTAGCATTTCTGATTGAGGGCGCGGGCAAGGCGCAGGTTCTGAAAGAGGTCTTTCAGGGACCATACCAGCCGGAGACTTATCCTTCGCAGATCATTCGTCCGGCAAGCGGAAAACTGACGCTCTTGCTTGATACTGCGGCAGCCGCTAAGCTGCCAGAACCGGTAAATGGAACCGGAACTCTGGAGTTGAAATAA
- the glk gene encoding glucokinase — protein sequence MILAGDVGGTKVHLALYDFTGGQLHPLRDQKFPAHQFSSLDEVVNKFLSGDESIPATNRSEILAACFGCPGPVRDGRLKLTNLPWTLDVRDLSRSLQIKHVLLINDLEANGYGIPELATDKIFTLHEGDKDAVGHRGLVSAGTGLGQALLIWDGKKHNPVPSEGGHCDFAARSTREIALLQYLKNKLNGRVSFERVVSGLGIKNVYGFLRDVEKIDEPKWLCDRMAAEDPNVVIGECAEDGSSSICFETMKLFASAYGAEAGNVALKVLATGGVYLGGGIAPKRLKTMQNGFFMQAFLDKGRMSALLQSMPVRIILDETCALLGAAAYAEARAAELSGISERAASLK from the coding sequence ATGATTCTTGCTGGTGATGTTGGCGGTACAAAGGTCCACCTTGCTCTTTATGACTTCACCGGAGGTCAGTTGCATCCGCTCCGCGATCAGAAGTTTCCTGCGCATCAGTTCTCCTCGCTCGATGAGGTGGTCAATAAGTTTCTCAGTGGAGACGAGAGCATCCCGGCTACGAACCGGAGTGAAATTCTTGCTGCCTGCTTTGGCTGTCCTGGGCCGGTACGCGATGGCAGACTGAAGCTGACGAATTTACCGTGGACGTTAGATGTGCGCGATCTTTCTCGCTCACTCCAGATCAAACATGTCCTCCTGATTAACGATCTTGAAGCCAATGGTTACGGAATTCCAGAGCTCGCAACAGACAAAATTTTCACTTTGCATGAAGGTGACAAAGATGCAGTGGGGCATCGTGGTCTGGTTTCCGCAGGGACAGGGCTCGGGCAGGCGTTGCTGATCTGGGACGGCAAAAAGCATAATCCTGTTCCCTCCGAAGGGGGTCACTGTGATTTTGCGGCACGTTCTACGCGTGAGATTGCCCTGCTTCAGTATCTGAAGAATAAGCTGAACGGCCGCGTCAGCTTTGAGCGCGTTGTCTCCGGGCTCGGGATCAAGAACGTCTATGGATTTCTGCGCGATGTCGAAAAAATCGATGAGCCGAAGTGGCTGTGCGACCGCATGGCTGCTGAAGATCCCAACGTTGTCATCGGAGAATGCGCCGAAGATGGCTCGAGCTCTATCTGCTTTGAGACGATGAAGCTCTTTGCTTCGGCATATGGAGCTGAGGCGGGTAACGTAGCCTTGAAGGTGCTGGCGACAGGCGGTGTCTATCTTGGTGGAGGTATTGCGCCCAAGCGTCTGAAGACGATGCAGAATGGTTTCTTTATGCAGGCTTTTCTGGACAAAGGGCGCATGTCGGCGCTGTTGCAGTCGATGCCGGTTCGCATCATTTTGGATGAAACCTGCGCTTTGCTGGGAGCGGCAGCCTACGCAGAGGCGCGTGCTGCAGAGCTGAGCGGGATTTCAGAGCGGGCCGCTTCATTGAAGTAG